One segment of Gemmatimonadaceae bacterium DNA contains the following:
- a CDS encoding GNAT family N-acetyltransferase, with protein MASAHAPAVQQLAANPAVTATTNLPEPYPADGAASWIASVVPRHAAGLEYAFAIVALTDVATGAQIETAPALFVVGMCGLVMPTPAAAGDDTVPASRTGARAEPESAAEMGYWIGKPFWGCGYATAACRALTTFAFAHTSVTAIDAFPLQENAASRRVLQKLGATLVGVVPNMYPKWPPDRLLAHYRLCRPDWGKSAAATQP; from the coding sequence GTGGCCTCCGCGCACGCCCCTGCCGTCCAGCAGCTCGCGGCGAACCCCGCCGTCACCGCCACCACCAACCTCCCCGAGCCGTACCCCGCCGATGGCGCCGCCTCCTGGATCGCCTCGGTCGTGCCGCGACACGCGGCTGGACTGGAATACGCGTTCGCCATCGTCGCGCTCACCGACGTCGCGACCGGCGCACAGATCGAGACGGCCCCCGCACTCTTCGTGGTCGGTATGTGCGGCCTCGTGATGCCGACACCCGCTGCCGCTGGCGACGACACGGTTCCCGCGAGCCGCACCGGTGCGCGTGCCGAGCCCGAGTCGGCTGCCGAGATGGGCTACTGGATCGGCAAACCGTTCTGGGGCTGCGGTTATGCCACGGCCGCCTGCCGCGCACTCACCACCTTCGCCTTCGCCCACACGTCCGTCACCGCCATCGACGCCTTCCCGCTGCAGGAGAACGCGGCGTCACGACGCGTGCTGCAGAAGCTTGGCGCCACCCTCGTCGGCGTGGTGCCCAACATGTACCCGAAGTGGCCACCCGATCGGCTGCTGGCGCACTACCGGCTCTGCCGGCCCGACTGGGGGAAGTCCGCCGCAGCCACGCAGCCTTGA
- a CDS encoding SRPBCC family protein, with product MHITIDTTIPAPLTTVWSAWTTPADITHWNAASDDWCCPAATIDLRPGGHFSYRMEARDGSFGFDFAGTFTTVVPHERIEFTMGDERIVTVEFVEAGDAVTVRETFEAESTHTGEQQRQGWQAILDRFAAHVISRR from the coding sequence ATGCACATCACCATCGATACCACCATCCCCGCCCCCCTCACCACCGTCTGGTCCGCCTGGACCACCCCCGCCGACATCACCCACTGGAACGCCGCCTCCGACGACTGGTGCTGCCCCGCCGCCACCATCGACCTCCGCCCCGGTGGCCACTTTTCCTACCGCATGGAAGCCCGCGACGGCAGTTTCGGCTTCGACTTCGCCGGTACCTTCACCACCGTCGTGCCCCATGAGCGCATCGAGTTCACGATGGGTGACGAGCGCATCGTGACCGTGGAGTTCGTGGAGGCGGGTGACGCCGTCACCGTGCGCGAAACCTTCGAGGCCGAGTCGACGCACACCGGCGAACAGCAACGGCAGGGATGGCAGGCCATCCTCGACCGCTTCGCCGCACACGTGATTTCCCGCCGGTGA
- a CDS encoding methylated-DNA--[protein]-cysteine S-methyltransferase translates to MPTAHYLTFPTAFGTCGLAWSDVGLLRVQLPDSDERATVARLRRAGAEAASDTPPAWLTDCMSLVTRHLSGDPTDYRHLPLDDRALAAGERAIYAALRSVGWGETITYGTLARATGAPGDARVVGRAMARNPWPVVVPCHRVLAAGQSLGGFSAPGGVATKVRLLALEGIRPGGGPPEQPDLFDDAPG, encoded by the coding sequence ATGCCGACTGCTCACTATCTCACGTTCCCGACGGCGTTCGGCACCTGTGGCCTCGCCTGGTCTGACGTCGGGCTCCTTCGTGTCCAGCTGCCGGACTCTGATGAGCGCGCGACGGTGGCGCGGCTGCGTCGTGCCGGTGCCGAGGCTGCCTCGGACACACCGCCGGCGTGGCTGACTGACTGCATGTCACTGGTGACCCGGCACCTGAGCGGCGACCCGACCGACTACCGCCACCTCCCGCTCGACGACCGCGCACTTGCCGCCGGTGAACGCGCGATCTACGCGGCGCTGCGGAGCGTGGGATGGGGCGAGACGATCACCTACGGCACGCTGGCGCGGGCGACGGGCGCGCCAGGTGATGCACGCGTGGTTGGCCGCGCGATGGCGCGGAATCCGTGGCCGGTGGTGGTGCCATGCCATCGCGTGCTCGCGGCGGGGCAGTCGCTGGGCGGCTTTTCAGCGCCGGGCGGTGTGGCGACGAAGGTCCGGCTGCTCGCGCTGGAAGGGATCAGGCCGGGTGGTGGTCCGCCGGAGCAGCCGGACCTGTTCGACGACGCGCCGGGATAG